The DNA window GCGACTATATCTGCTCCTAATTGAAATTCGAGGGCCAAGACTAACCACATACCAAATTCTAGTCTAATTTTGCTAAATCCATGGGGACGGTGGTGGAATTTGTAAGAGATGGATAGTTTTATGGTTTTGATTAATCCCCATAATATACATATAAGGGCGATCGCCTCTAGGACTAATTTAAAAAGATTGGCAAAAATATATAATCCTGTTTCAATTAGTTCGATAAGTTCCATTTTTCCAGATAATTAATAATCTCTCCATGAATTTTTTGAGGATTTTCCCTAGCATCAATTTTTAACATTTTGTGAGGATAGTTAGCAAATATTTCTTGAAATCTTTCCCTTACTTTTATTAATTTTTCTTTGGTTTCATATATTTCTTTTAAGGGGCGATCGCACATTCTTTCTAAAGCTAAATCCACAGGAATATCGAGATAAATTACTAAATCAGGGGGCGGAAATTTTTGATTTAAAAGACAAATAAAATCGTAATCTTTTTCATTTTTACCATTATAAGCAAGGGATGAAAAATAATATCTGGTACTAATTACATGAATATTTTTTGACCTTAAACTATAAACTCCATTAAAGTTATTATATAAATGGTAATGGCGATCAGCCGCAAATAAATAAGCCATTTGCTGATCATATAAGTCTTGATTATTAAAATCATTTCTACCCCCTAAAAACTCCCTTAATAACTTACCAATCGGGCCATCGGAAGGCTCTGGACTAATAATAGATTTTTGATTTATCTGAGTAAAATAATTTTGTAAAAGTTGCGCCTGGGTTGAGCTTCCCGCCCCGTCAACTCCTTCAAATACAATAAATAATCCCTTGGACATTTTAATAAAAATAACTCTTTAGTAATTGTCCATTGTCCATTGTCCATTGTCAATTACCTAAACCCTTGAATATCTAGTTGTACAGTTTTTTCTCCTCGCCATTCATTAACAGACAACTTATAAGCAATATCAATATTAGGAGGTAAAGGATAATAACAACTTTTATTCCAAGCAATACATTTTAATTTTGCCCCTGACTCATCTTGAACTGTTAATTGTAAATGTTCTCCACAGCGAGTTTTTCTTTGTTCAATAACCGTAACATCGGGTGTCCAAAAAATAGGATAATCATTCTCTATACCCCAAGGATAAAGACTTTCAATTTCTTTTATTAAATCAAAATTAGCATCATAAAAACTAATTTGTCCATCAATTTTAAGTAAAGGTTTGAGATGTTCTGGGGATAATAATTTATGGCTAAATTCCCTTAACCTCTCTTTAATTAAATCGATATTTTTAGTTTCAAAACCAAATCCCCCTGCGGC is part of the Cyanobacterium stanieri LEGE 03274 genome and encodes:
- the tmk gene encoding dTMP kinase, which gives rise to MSKGLFIVFEGVDGAGSSTQAQLLQNYFTQINQKSIISPEPSDGPIGKLLREFLGGRNDFNNQDLYDQQMAYLFAADRHYHLYNNFNGVYSLRSKNIHVISTRYYFSSLAYNGKNEKDYDFICLLNQKFPPPDLVIYLDIPVDLALERMCDRPLKEIYETKEKLIKVRERFQEIFANYPHKMLKIDARENPQKIHGEIINYLEKWNLSN
- a CDS encoding DUF1622 domain-containing protein, whose product is MELIELIETGLYIFANLFKLVLEAIALICILWGLIKTIKLSISYKFHHRPHGFSKIRLEFGMWLVLALEFQLGADIVATTLSSDFTSLAKLVIIAIVRTALNYFLTKELEGKLHE